From the genome of Trichosurus vulpecula isolate mTriVul1 chromosome 6, mTriVul1.pri, whole genome shotgun sequence:
aatttatggttggaccttcatattttaaaggattcttataccaggtacgaaatttaggtaaggatagaaacagagGATGATATACtctggtgtgtctcactcgctcttggtataacaaCAGCAAAGAGCAGAGTTTTCCCATATTCTCCTTAACCCTCAAAAGCCCTCACTGCTGCCATTTGACCCCATtttatattattcaatatttattttctacTCAGGCCTTTATCTCCCTAGGCCAAACTGAAACCTTGATTTTAAGAATTCTAGATTAAAAATGAGAAGCCCTGAGTCCAACTATTGGCTCTGACACTACCTGCGTGAGCATCtgactctctgagcttcagtttccctcGTCTGATGGCTTCCAGCCCTACATTTATGAATCTAACAGCTCAGagaggctgaacaaattatggcataggAGTGGAATGGGACATTACTTGTGGTAAggaatgaggaattcagagaaacatgggatgattttataaactgatgcagaaccaAGCAAGCAGGGCCaaagaaccaaagaaagaaagactgtaacaatgaaaatgaagagtTAAAGGGGCATGAATGGAGTCACCGAAAGACTGATATCAGTCCCGAAGAACTGGTCTCCCTCTTAGGACAGATGGATGTATACTCCCATTACCAGGCCAGGTTCCCATATTGGTGTTTTTTCTCTGTCCCAAGGGAAGGTTCAatatggaggggtggggagggaaattcTTCTGAGGTAAGGTCAGAAGGcatcaataaagcattttatttatgtttttttttaaaaattcagaacaGAGATAATTTCTAGAGCTGCTGGTTGGATCAGGATGTTCCCAAATGGACAGCAATAGCTCTGTCAGGGACAGGAGCTTAACCAGATTGATTCAGGCCCAGGGCTGCTCACCAAGCTTCCCTCTTCTTGAGGTGGCTAAGGTCCCCTGCTGCTGACAGCAGCGGTTACCTGGATGAGGAGGCAGGGAAGCTGCAGACTTGGGGCTCCCTCTCCCTGAGAAGTCAGGGGGCATCCTAGAACAGAAGTCCAGAACCATTCTTCTCCATCATGGCCCTCTCTGGCaggctctggaaacccccttgaactctccttgaatcttcctactTGATCTGGCATTGGCTTGAGGCTATAATCCCCTCAACCAGCCTTTCGTTATCTCTATGCCCAATTCTCTGTCACCCTTAACCTAGCCCAAGCCTTCATTGTCTATTACCTCTGGAaatccagctacttcccacccttgatcctatctcaatcccattctcttggttcctggcctctgacctctagtcactccAGCCTACTGgacactcccatcaagatcctctaGACCCCTCCTCCAATCACCCCAGCCTACTTGGCCACACCTAGATCCCTTCCGCAGTCTTCTGTATGTGAAcgccatcttgtctccatgaaaGGGCTCAGGCCCCCTTGCACTAGTGATGCCAATgctgagattccttaagagtctgacCAATATGGTGGATTTgtaataaaccttgtttttctttggctgaaagaaggcttaggttgaattcattcaggcaggaccttGTGTTGCTATTTTGAGGTCCCACCAGTCTTAAACCTCAGCAGTGAAGCCTAGGAACCCTTCTCACCATCAtgtttaaaacaagaaaacaaagcaGCCTCTGTCTCTGGCCCATACCACCACattataatagtaatagtaaaaatgcataaaatcacaaaggaaactaattatattgaaatacagttgtcaaagaTCAGAAGTTCCCAGGATCCCCTGCAATCTACCCACACACCCTCTAGGTGCCCCGAGAGCCCAAGCAAAGACTCCCCATTCTAGCATGTTGAGTGTGGTCACCGCTGGATCGTTTGGAGCTCAGCGAGAGAGAGGAGGGGCGCAGAGAGGGGCAGGGGGTCCTGGCCCCAGCTGGCAACTGTTgagcttttcttgctttttgaagTTCATTAAGCACTTTTCTCATAAAGTcctgagagggagagaatgcagCTATCATCGTTCTTctggacagataaggaaactgaggttccaagaAGGAATGGCATGTCCTAGGCCCCGCAGGCAGTGGGGAGTGGCTGACTTCACCTCTAGGGCTCTCCCCTCTAAGCCACAGGTGGCCAGCACACTGCCAAGGGCTCCTGGCAGGGCTGGCTGCCTCCATCCTTGGGCAGGCTCCTGGCTggactgaaggaaggaaagaggactcCCCCATTGGCAGCAGCCCCTGGGTCAGCCTGAGCCAGGCCCTACTGGGTGGTCAGTGTGTAGTGGCCCTTTCGGTCCAGGTTCCTGCCGTAGTGGATGGTCAGCCAGAGGAAGGAGGTGAGGAACATTCCATAAACCTaagagcaggagaaagaaggagcGTTAGGAGCCAGCCCTGGTTCAAGGGGGTGGCCGGGCCTTCTCTAGGGAAGTCCTGGTCTGAGGCAGGAGGCAGGAGGTGGTGGGAGGAGATCTCTGACCTGTGCTGCTCTGCATCTGGAGGCATCCTCCAGTGGCAGCCCCATCTAATGGAGGGCCCTCCCACCTCTCAGTCCTAGTAGCCTCTTCTTGGAAGGACCCCTGTGGCCTTtggcagagagggaagggaggcaggggcGGAGCCCTTAGCCTCTGGGCACCTTCCCTGGCCAGCTCACTGGCTTTGGAGAAGGTGTCTGGGCCATTCCATTTCTCCAGCCCAGGGAGAGAGAATCCTGAGGATTTAGGCCTGGGAGAAACCTTAGAAGCCTGTGAGTCGAGCGAGGTCTgtcttcatttcacagacaaggaaaccgagacccagaggAGGGGGGTTCctgactcagggtcacacacacggtgttctgacaccaaatccatgGGCCACTcgctgggagtcagaggacctcattccctctgtggctttgggcaaatcccGTCACTTGCCAGGGCCTCAGCGTCCCCGTCTGTAACATGCAGGCAGGGTCTGCTGGATGATCTGAAGGCCCCTCAGCTTGTGGCTTCTTTGAGTTAAAAGTTCTCCTTCAGCCAGAGGGCCTAGCCCAGGGAAGGATGCCCAGGCCGAGGAAATGGGAGGGGTCATCACGGGACTTGTTCATGGGCGAGGGGGAGAGGGGCCATCTTCTAAGGCTAGGCCTAACCTAACCCTGTCTCTACTCTGGACCAaccctggggggaggagggagccctagagggggtgggggggagccagGGTGGGTACCATGAGGGCCAGAGTGATGATAAACAGGAGGGTGACTAAGGCCAAGTGCTCCCTCACGAAGCTTCTGATCTCCTGGAGGCAGccctggaagggagggagataggctgagcagagcagaggccaGTCCACATGCCCACCTTGAGGGAGgagccctccccacctccactcccctCAAGCCAGGACTGGCATCGCAGGAAGGGGTCCCCAGACAGCCCCCGCCCTCGCCTGTGCCAGGCCCTGCAGCTGCACATCAGCTGCCCGCCTCGGCTGGCTGAgtcgtgccaggcactgtctggGCATTAGATCATCATGACAGTTCCCAGGAGGGGCCctttaggggtggggtggggctgccATGATGCTAAGGAGACCAGGCTATACAAGCATGGGGCAGAGGAGATGGAGGGGCTTAGTCCTTACATGGGCGTGGGGCTGGAGCAGGACTGTCCTGTGGAGGGGGGTTAGCCTGGTCTCTTGGCCCCAggcagggggagtggggaagggactGAGAGGCAGACTTCATCAGCTGGAGGGCAGAGTGGCCCCCAGCTGGAATCAGGCCTCCTAGGAAGCTGGGCCAGCCCTTGGCAGGGGGGTTGGAGGGACCAGCTTGGCTCAAGCGAAGACTGGGATAGCTGGCCTCTGAGCTCTGAGATTGGGGGGCTCTGAACCACAAGCTGCCTATCCCCGAGAGGGCAGTTGGGCCAGGGAGCCTTTCAGCCTTCCATCCACTTCTAGCACATGGCCGCTTGGGGCCCAGGGTCCAGAGACCCAGTTTTGGATCCTATCTCTTACTCACTgcgtggccctggacaagtcactgactgccttggggcctcagttttttcatcggTAGGATGGGGACCATAGTGGTCCTCCCTCCCTGGGAGAGCTGTGTGTGATAGTTTTTGACGGGGGCTGCCAAGACAGGGCTAGAGTCCTCCCCACACTCCTCCCCCGGCCCCTTCCCAAGTGATCTGGCAGCAGTCCCCTGCCTTCCTCTGTACCTCTCTCTGCTGGACTCCCCTGCACAAGGCCTTTTCCTCATGTCCAAGCCAGCTGAGAGGTGAGCTCTTTCCACAGCAGCCAAACTAAAAATGGCAGAGAGGCCCCAGTGAGAGGCAGGCCAGGGAGCAGTCTGGAGCTGCCTGGCCTGTCCTCTCTGGCTCATCTCAGGCCAAGCGGGAGGGAAGATGCTGCCAGCAGCCCCCAGCACTTCTCCAGGCCCTTTTGtgagccccgcccccccccctcaATACTCCTTTAGCTCTCTTCACTTcagaggtggggaaactgaggaccggGACAGGGAGACTTTGCAGGGTCTCCTGGGCCTTAGAACAGAAATCAAACCATTTCTGACACAgactctcattttagagaagctCCCTTGCTTTCCTTCCAGCCCGGGGCTCGTCCTCAGCCCGCCCAGGGCTCACCGTGTCATGGATGGCTACCAGCCTCTGCCACCAGATGTCAGAGACGTTCCTCATCGCCTGTTCATAAGCCAGGTCGTAGGTGTCAAGCATGGTGTTCTCCACCTGTGAAGAGCCCATTAGGAAGGCCGTGAGACTGGGAAACCCCCTCTGgtcctgccctctcctcccccttctcttcccatcccTGGTGAGCCATTACCCTAAATGCATGCtcccactatcaccaccaccactccacagtggctcctttctatcatccccatgCCCACCAGAGCCCCATCCACCCTCAGGGCTCCACAGTggctcctttctatcatccccatgCCCACCAGAGCCCCATCCACCCTCAGTGCTCCACAGTGGCTCCTTTCTATCAGCCCCATGCCCTTCAAAGAGCCCCATCCACCCTCAGCCCTCCACAGTggctcctttctatcatccccatgCCCACCAGAGCCCCATCCACCCTCAGTGCTCCACAGTGGCTCCTTTCTATCAGCCCCATGCCCTTCAAAGAATGCCATCCACCCTCAGCCCTCCACAGTGgctcctttctatcatctccaTGCCCACCAGAGCCCCATCCACCCTCAGGGCTCCACAGTGGctcctttctatcatctctaTGCCCACCAGAGCCCCATCCACCCTCAGGGCTCCACAGTGGCTCCTTTCTATCAGCCCCATGCCCTCCAAAGAGCCCCATCCACCCTCAGGGCTCCACAGTggctcctttctatcatccccgtGCCCTTCAAAGAATGCCATCCACCCTCAGCCCTCCACAGTGGCTCCTTCCTATCATCTCTATGCCCACCAGAGCCTCATCCACCTTCAGCCCTCCACAGCGGCTCCTTTCTATCAGCCCCATGTCTTCCAAAGAGCCCCATCCACCCTCAGTGCTCCACAGTGGCTCCTTTCTATCAGCCCCATATCCTCCAAAGAGCCCCATCCACCCTCAGGGCTCCACAGTggctcccttctatcctccccaTGCCCACCAGAGCCCCATCCGCCCTCAGCGTTCCACAGTGGCTCTTTTCTATCAGCACCATGCCCACCAGAGCCCCATCTGCCCTCAGTGCTCCACAGCGGCTCTTTTCTATCAGCCCCGTACCCACCATCCCCATCGTGAACACTACAATCACCTCTATCTGAAGAACCAaacaactctctcattttgtggAGAAAATCAAATTCATTCTATCTTGTAACTGATCCTGTTGGGTCTCTCCTGCCATTTTGTATGAATGCCTCAGGGACAATCCTTCAAATTCACTTCTGAGGTTCACTTTCCTCTCTGAGTTAAGTCTCAAAGTTCCATTTCCCTAAAATCACTATAATTAAAGGAAACCAGTCACCTCTGGCCCGCAAGCTCTCCTTGGCCAATCAGAGGAAGCCAGCCGTCTCTCTACCCTGGCTCCGTTGGAACTTCTAGCTACCagatggaggggaggaagaggctGCTGCCAAGCACACCTCCCTGAGTGCCTGTCAATCATCTCCCCAGGCCTCTGATGCTTCTGACTTTGTAACCAGTCATGTTGTCCTGCTCACTGCCTTTGGGTGAGACCCAGAacgtgtgcctcagtttaccttaatgtCACTCGAGACacgaaggagactgaggcccagactgGTGACATTTCCAGAGCTtgtcctgccctctcccctctccttcaccTCCCACCCACTGAATTCCTCATTCTCTGAGGCCCAGGTCAGGGACTACCTCCTCAGTGAAGCCCTCCCTGATTcccctagatcaggggtggggaacctacaatcttgaggccacatgcagccctctaggtcctcaagtgcagccctttgactgaatccaaacttcacagaacaaatccccttcctAAAAGGATGAAAGTGATCTTTcctgggcacctaggtggcaccatagtgcacagagcactggccctggagtcaggaagacctgagttcaaacccaactcaaacacttactatctgtgtgaccctgggcaaatcacttaacctcttttggccttggtttcctcatttgtaaaatgaatgtcaCAATAGAAGCCACCTCtgaggattattgtgaggatcccatgagatgatgtgtgtaaagcacttagtaagtgcctggcacacagtaggtgctttataaatgttagctattactatgaTTCTTGTCACGTTGCTGGAGTGCTTTACCTCTGCCCCCCTCACTGACTCCCTTCCCATCTTGTATCCCTGTCCTCGGCTCGTTTTTAGGCCACAGCTTTGTCCTCAGGCACGGTGCCAGGCACACAGGGGTTCAGTAACTAGAAGATACTCATCTCCAGGCAGGGCAGGCCCTTGTCTCAATCCCTCCCCCATCAGGGGATGGAAGTGGCTGTGCCTGGGCCCTTGAAGATTTCCCCAGCAGGCTCCGCTGCTTGGTGGAGACCATGAGGACAGCCCCACCATGGCCAGTGGGGCAGCCCCAGGAGCCCCGGACACTGGGCTGGTAGCCACCAAGGCTTACCTGGCCACAGCTCAGGACGATGGTCGGCCGAGGTGTatgggggagaaaacattccCCCCGAGGTCCCAGGAAGAGGAGCCTGGGCTCTTCCTTTGGCCTGGGAGACGCTCCTCAATAAAACAGGAGAGGGCAGCCCAGCACTgcccccccccttctcttctgttctcccAAGTCCAAGTTGGAGCAGCCAATGGGAGGACATTTTTACTGTGATTTCTTACTGATCCCAATACTTAGGGCAGACAGCCCAGCAGCTCTCCTGCCAGAGAGAAATCAGTGGGCCAGACAGCAAGCATCCTTCTGGGAGATCTGGTCTTGGCATTCAAGGTCTGCCACAGCCTGGCCCCTCCCATCTGCTTTTCTGGCCTAGGCTCCCTCGGCCCCCCAGGCTCGGCTCCTTCCCCGCACATGCCAGGCAGATtctacctccacacctttgctcaTGACATTCAccctggaatgttttccttctgtAACAGGGGTTGAAAGCCCAGCTTAGGAGCACGGTGAGCACACTCTGCCCAGTTCAGTCTGCCACATGGAGGTTTGATGAGCCTGCTTAATGAATAATTAAGCCcccacaatgtgccaggcactgtggatacagaAGCCAATGATTAAGATAGGCCCTGCCCTACAGAGGACCCCAACCACAGACTCCTCTTCCATCTCTATTTCCTGGTTTCATGAGCACGAGGGTGGGCATCCCGCTGCTGGGGACCTGAGCTCCCCGTCTGGGCCCCCGTGGCCCCTCTGTCCTTCCCTGCTCTTGGAGACAGCTGAAACCTTGTGAGTTTCTAATGTTGGCAGAGCGTGAGCTGGCCACGCCTGGGATCCTCTGCAGCCCTGAGGAGTGACCGGCTTGATCCCAAGATGTGGGTCCAGCTATGGCTGAGCCCCATTTGGAAGATAAACTTGTAGGGGCTCACACTTTGCAGCAGCCCCCTCTGAACCCCTCTGCCCAGGCAtggcagggggagaggggagagccaGCCACTGCTGAGGGAGGCCCGGCCCCCTTGGCTGCGGCCTGGTAGAgtgtccctcctcacctcctccaggGTTCAGCTCCAGTGCCATTCCTGACCCCCTCAGCCTGGCACCGAGGCGCCTTGATGCTAGCCTTGTCTATAAGTGGTGTTGACTTATCTGCTGGGGTGGGTGTGGCTTCTCCTCAGTAGAGTGTGAACTCCCCAGGGCAGGTGGTTCTTatctttgtcttcatatccccaatgcccagcataatgcttggcacatagtaggtgtttaaccaAATTTTCTGTCAAAACTTACTCCTTAtctataatgataatgataaataacagccagcatttatgtagtgcctactgtgtcTTCCTAAGAGGTTGGTCAGCAGCCTAATTAGTAACCGAGGTGTGCCCTGGGCCCTCCTAGTGTCTGGCAGTGGAGAGCCAAGGAGGCATgctctgaggaggaggaggaggttgaaGCAGATGTAGTGCGTGAGGGAAGACAGAACAGAGGCCTCAGAGAGCATTTGGGCTCAGGGTGCCCACAGaggccctcccttctccctcccccgaAATCagtttatctctaaaatgagagggtgacTTTAGACAGCTTCTCAGATCTGGTCCATGAGTTCTGTCGTCTCTCTCatgcttcacacacacacatacacaccccttcATCATGTTACAAAATCTGTGAAATCCCCAAGGCCTTCTGCTTCTCCCCTTTCAATCCCTCCTCCCTAAGATCCAGCATCCCCATGGAGGATGGCAGGGAACAAGCCATGGGATCAGAGCCAGAGTGGGGGTGGCCTCCCTGGACCTCTGGAGCTGGGTGTGGCCACGGcctgatggggaggggggaggacaggCAGGGGTTCCCCCTCCATCGGGCTAATGAAAGCCCAGTTGTGGAAACAACTGGGGGTGGGCCTGGGGGAGGGTGAAGagcagccccctcccccccaaaacagaacaaaaccagaACCTGGGTTCTAAGGCTGCACAGCATCCCTGAGGTTCTTGCTCCAGGCAGGGCTTAAAATCTCATCCATTGGCCAACTTTGAAGTCAAGCCG
Proteins encoded in this window:
- the TSPAN32 gene encoding tetraspanin-32 isoform X1, whose product is MGSHGRVRFAKCQLLATCFFTLLLGLTMGILTVLTRFGDRFVILHAVSSESDPYGPMYHWAFSLGIFLTSMLTLGLVLSTLGVVWEAKGLLAGGFVSFTLVFFVAVQVTFWRYREPSKVENTMLDTYDLAYEQAMRNVSDIWWQRLVAIHDTFGCCGKSSPLSWLGHEEKALCRGVQQREGCLQEIRSFVREHLALVTLLFIITLALMVYGMFLTSFLWLTIHYGRNLDRKGHYTLTTQ